The Rhodobacter sp. 24-YEA-8 DNA segment GACATCAGGGCAATGGCCATCAGGACGGTCGGATGGAACAGGTTGCGCGCTCTCAGAGTCTCCATTTCGGTCGCCTCACGGTGACCCAAAGAGCGGGCGCACAGAGCCCGAAACCGTCACGAGTGAGCCCAGGCTCAGAACATTTCCCATTTGCAACAAGGGGTAATTGTTCTCGCGCGGTGTATCGGCGGCCATCAGAGCACTGTCTAATGACTGGCCCTGCACGGATGCATAGATCGGCCTGAAGCGCTTCATATAGCGCTCTGCAAGTTCTGGTGTGAAAGAGTGAAAGCCCGCAACTGCTTTTTCCCAGCTGCCGGTCTGGTGCATCAGGTCAGACAGAAATCCGGCCGCGTAATCGGCATTATTTTGCGGGTCTATCATCGCATCAGTTGATGCGAAGGATTTACCATGCCAGCGCCAGTTTAACTGAAAACAGCCAATATCTATATTGGTCACGCCCCGGGCGATGACAGTGTTGAGCCATTGCAGCGCCTGCACCCGGGTGTCGAACCATTTACTGTCGCCCGCCTGGTTCAGCGCCCAGGGCCAGGGCTCCGATCCATTCACGCCCTGACGGCCGGTTTCGGTCATTGCGACTGCCAGCAATATGTCACGCGGAACACCGGAGACCTGAGACGCACGGTTAATCGCGTCCAGACATTGCCGGGCCTGGTCAGCATTCTGACCAGTTGCCGGAATGCCAGATGCGCATAGTATGAACAGGGGAAGGCCAGTCAAAAAGCTGTATCGTGACATTCTGTCTGATCCACAGGAGCCGGATCATTTCCGGATGAAGGGTGCAATTCGACTATTGCGCATTGGTGGTTGCCAAAGGGTTACGGAAACTGCTCCGGAACAGCCTGCATCAGATCGACTATGGCTTCGCGTGCAGTCTCGCTTTCGCCTGCCAGTCTTGTGCCGCGCGCGAGAATCCCCTCGGAGGCTCCGACTGCCGGAGATGAGAGCAATATGGCCGCCGCCGGGCTGAGGCCCGCCGCATCCTGATCGGCAATGTAGCTCCAGTCGCCGGCCCAGAACTCCGCCCGCAGGGCTCTGCGCTTGTCGCCGCTTGCCAGAAAGATAGCAGCAGCAGCATTTGCGTTTCCCAGTTGTATCGCGGCCCGCGCCCGCAGAGCATCCGCTTCGGCACCGCCGAGGCCTGCAAGGATCCGAACCGTAAGCCGGGCATCGCGAATCGCAAGTGCGGCCTCAGCAGCCAGCACCCGGTCGGCCTCCGCCTCCAGGCTGCCGGCAGGCCCAAGCCAGTGCAGCGCTTCCTGAGCGAAGCCGAAACGCAGCAACCGTTGCGCAACCTGTCTGTTAACTTCTCTTTTTCCGCGAGGAGGAACAGAAACCTTCAGCGCCTCTGTCAACAATATCTCATCCGGCGCCGCGACCGAGGCGAGGTCCCACAGGTCTCCGTCGGTATCGGGGGCTTCCGGCAGGAGATCGAACGCAGCCCGAAAATTGCCTGTCATGGCAAGAGTAAGAACTTCGGCCCGCCGGATGCGTGAATAACTGTCTGTCCCTCGCAGCTCTGCTGTCAATGCAGCGAGCTGCGCCGCCAGATCCGGCGGAAGCAGGCGATCCCCCCGGAAAGCGGATTCCGCACGCAAAATTGCCGCCTCCGCAGCCGAAACTCCCGGATCGGAGAGCACTTCTTCCGCAATATCCGCGGCCGCGTCGGCATTGCCGGTTGCGAGTTCGATTCCGGCATCCATTAACCGGACCTGCTGACCAGTCGGCCCGGGCATGCGCAGAACAGCATCCCGCAATCGGCGTGCCGTGGTTTCGTCGCCTCCCGCCATGAAATAGCTGACCAGAGCAGGTGCGAGGTGGCGGCGCAGATCCTGAGAAAGTGCCGAGAAACTGCGGGTAACTGCGGCCGTATTCGGCGCAGTTGCACTTCGCTCGGATCCTTCTGTGGCAAGCGCAAGAATTGCCCACAGGGCCGCATAGGAATCGCAGCTTTCCATTCCCGAAAAGGCCCTGCGAGGCCCGGGTTCCAGATCCACGAGGTAGCTGAGATCGTAAAGTGCGGCCTGTTGAGCCGCCTCTTCCACCGGCAGCAGTGTGAGAATTTGTCTCGCCTCCGCACCGAAGCCGAGGGCAATATTAACCCGGGCCGCCTCGAGCACGTTTTCGACCACTGGCCGGTCGAACTCTGTCAGGAGGTTCGTCCGCAGATTGCTCAACGCGGCAAGCGGCGCCTGGTCCGGAAGCCATGCCGCAATATCGGTCATGCGTTCGGGAAGACAGGGTTTGCCGTCAGCCGTCAGATTTGGCCCCGGGGACCTGTCGGTTCCGGCGCGAATTCCCGGCATCTCGCCATTCGCAATCCGCACGCCGGGTGATTCGGCCAGGGGGGATTTCGCCGGTGCCGGCAATTCCGTGAGAGCGCCTGGCACGACGACCCCTTCGACTATGCCAAGACTGATCTGCCGCAAGAGCGCATCGCGCAATGGAGTCAGCAGAAAACGCATGTCATCGCTGGCTTCTTCATCGCTGATTGAAGGCTCTGATGGCAGACCGAAACCCGCAATTTCAAGCCAGTTGTAGAAGGGCTTCTGCGCCACGCCTGACGCCGGAGACGCTTTCGGCGGTTTGATAACCGGCGCGGCATTAATCGGGGCTGCCGGGTCTTGCGACGGCTGATTTCCTCCGGCGGGGTCAACTGCCTCAAAGGGGTGCTCGAATTCAGATCCGGGGGGCGCGGGTCCGTTTCTGACATCTATCGCAATGACGCCCGGCCTGACCTCGAAAGCGATTGCGTGGCAGGTGCAGCCGATATCGATCCGAAGCGCCCCGGAGGCCTTGTCCTGCGAAAGAGACCGGATGCGGGATTTCGGGATTTTATCGAAGGCTTTGCTCAGATCATAACCGTCAGGCTGATCTTCAGCCCTGAAGGCGTAGTCCCCCTCCTCCTTGCCAAG contains these protein-coding regions:
- a CDS encoding transglycosylase SLT domain-containing protein — its product is MSRYSFLTGLPLFILCASGIPATGQNADQARQCLDAINRASQVSGVPRDILLAVAMTETGRQGVNGSEPWPWALNQAGDSKWFDTRVQALQWLNTVIARGVTNIDIGCFQLNWRWHGKSFASTDAMIDPQNNADYAAGFLSDLMHQTGSWEKAVAGFHSFTPELAERYMKRFRPIYASVQGQSLDSALMAADTPRENNYPLLQMGNVLSLGSLVTVSGSVRPLFGSP